The stretch of DNA CACACACCAAAAAACCGAGCAGCACCTCTTCTTCTTCCCCCAGCTCTGATGAGAATCCAACATTCATTTATAGGAAATCTTAAACTTCACATTTCTTTTTTACCTCATCTTCTTTCTGTCGCTGACTTTTTATCTGCTACTTTTGAAAGCCAAAATTTCAGCCACCATCTACTTTTCCTGCGTCTGTTACGTGTCTTTAAACACCCGTGTCGAGACCGTGtccaacatttttttattttttaacgtATTCCGGCGTGTTCTATACGTATTCGGATGTGTCCGACGAGAGTCCGTATCGTACACACGTACGACACCGATACAAGGGGATTAGTCGTGTCTATGCTTCCTAGTGTAAGacatatttgtttttaatttgcccatccaaataaatttgaatattgaaaaaATGTTGCAAAAGCTGATGGCAAATGAAGGAAAATTAGATATTTCAAATACCAAAGACATCATAATCAATACCATTGTTATATGAGTTGATGGAAAATAAGACGCAATTGGTCGTTTTCTTCATATACAAACAAAACAAACTATTTCGAGGCCTGCAAATGAGATCTGTTATATAAAAGGCAAAGGGAAGTATACAACATCAAGTCAAAAGGTGAAACATATCGTCAAAGAAGGTAAAACAATTTTTCAGCAGCAAGCAGCGCATTTAACCAACCCATTCTCATTGCAATCAGGGCATTTCAAGCAcatctcatcatcatcatccgtTTCTGCAAAAACCTTGCGGCTGCCATTGCAGTTGGGGCAAACCAAGAACCGCATATTGGCACACTCACTACAAGGGATATTCGAAGGTATCCCTTCGAAGAGTTTCTTAACCTTTCCTTCCTCATGGAGTCCCATGACTTCATCAGCTCCTCCTATGTATCTTCCTTTTATGAACAGCTTTGGAGGGATTACTTTTTTACCAAATAACCTCCATAGTTCTTCCCTGAACTCCATGTCCATTGAGACATCTCTTTCATGGACCAATATCCTGAAACTGCTCAAAAGATATCTGATAGCGTTGCAATCTTCAAATGTTTTCCTTATCCCTCTCAAGCTTGTTGTGTATAAAACCACTGAATCTTCCCCACCAGGTGGACATTTCTCTTCGAAATCTTTCAAGGGTGAATGTATCTTCACAGTTTCAGGTTTGTCAAAGGCGTTTGAGGCGATTGGAAGCTGAGAATGACCCTCTTTAGTCGCAGTCTCTTTGAACTCAATCTTGGGTGCAGGCTTGTTATTGTCCTGGTGGCCAACATCAAATTGATCCAAATCAGTTCCTTTACCCTTTTGATTTTTAGAATGGATAACTGGGTCAGGGATATGAATGTTGATTTTGCAGCCTTGGTCTTTGTAAACTGGTTGACTATAGCGATTATGATTGGAGAAAGGGTGTTTGTGATATGGGTGGAAGGCAAAGCTTTTTCTCAAAGACTTGATAGTAGGTATGAATTTGAGTTTCTTCAGCAATCTTCCCTTGAAGCCTTTCATCTCTTATACTGAAGCCCTGACAATTCAATGGAAAAAACTTGAAACGAAATTGAGAATGGATGACTGAATTCAGGATTCTGTTTTGGTTTCCAAATGAAAGTCAGAACTCAAAACCTTTGTGCTGGGTTGCTTTTAAAACTCAAAAGAGTGGGGGTAACCCCTTCACCATTGGACGCCTATCAGAAACTTGGTTTGATTTTGAGGAATAGTGAATATAAAAACCCAACATTTTAAGAAATACACCCATATTCAACAATATCAAATCCCACAACTATACTCCAATTCCAGCAAATATGTAATTTATGGGAAAaggattttattaaaataatgtctCTATCCTAAACCTACTAAATAACATTTACCATTctattctgttaaaacaagtgaaaataaagaaagaaaaatacaaacTTTATTCGGTTAAAACAAGTAAAACCCCTTACTGGAAAATCAGATTCTTCAgatattatctattttttttttaagtaattgaATGGAATGAAGATAATACCAGGCTTCgtgtcaaaaataaataaaatgaatgaagTCCCAAACCTGAATTCGTTCCTCCCATTTTCATAGTGTTGAAAAGTTGATCAATTGAGTGCCCTAAAGATGATGGTATAATTAAAAATGAACAGCCAAATGTCAGCCAAGAAAATAGGCTATAAGAGAGACATTCATTATTTATAGCAAGCTTTGCAATGGCTTTTGTTTCatcttaaatttctttttttcttgatcCCTTATTAGCACTATTagtttgttattttatatttagtcCTTGCTATATACTTggtatctaaaaataaaaatagaagctTTAATCTGGTTAGAATTTTGCCATTGCCAACTAATAAAGgtatatgtgataaaatgacatATTAATAGCATCTTCTCAATATTCATAAAGAACAATTATAAAAGAGAGTAGACCTGCCCAATAATTGagttagggtgggtttggatgggcgatgtgTTTAtttgtggttagtgtaaaaacagcggtggcggtgagattagatactgtagcgacaCTGTAGCgacactgtagcgtgagacaaaaagtaagctaaacgcaccgcaccgcacccaaccgcccatccaaacccacccttattTGTCAGATTCATGTATATTCAGTAATTTGGGTGGAATAGGCTagaaaaagaaatttcaaaaCCCTGTTGATCATGGAGCCTGGTAAGCTTGACTAGGTTCAGGCTATTTGGCTTTGTCCTGAATAACTTGGAGATTTTTATTGTAATATTGCTGTTTCGGATTATCTCTCATAATGGATTGAATGTTGAGGTTTACGTGGAAACTATTAATGTCGGGTTgcttttgatattttatatgttatgttattttattaaaatgattgaatttgtaAGTATTGTTattgtagtattattaatatatcgttattttattactattattaaaaatgcctaaaatatgttatttttattgtgttTGTAGTATTATtgaatttgttaatattattagaaATTTGTCAAATTTATTAGTATTTATCTCCAGTATTACCATTTAACATTTCACGACCTGAATTGATATTTATTTTCCAACTCTATCTAATAGGTCAATTAGAATGATTGATATAGAGAtttgtttaaattgaatattaacatcatttttggaaatgaaatgaaagatttATAGGGAAAGTGGAAGCAAAAATATAAAGAGGATATCTTATCTAAAGTATAGATAATTGGGGTATACTAGAAGAGGTGTTTTGTTTGTTGTAGTCACGCTTAATGGTGATAATTATGTTGAGACGATGGTTTTTACAAACTAGTAAATTATATGCGAAGGTAGAAGGTGTTAACCATAAATATAGAGTGATGTGATTTCTCGAACTTGGATAGTTTGGAAAATAGCTCGAATAGGATAGATCGTCTTGAAATGGTTCAACGGATGAAAACCTTGACCCATAGTAGTTGTAACTAAACAACCTAAGCTATATTAAAGCAAAGACTCGCTTAACTCTCGAACCTACTAGAACCTTGGTATAAGTGAAGTCGCCACACCCTGGGATGGTGAATGAAGTAATAAGATAATGAACGCCACAAACTTAGAAAGTTTGTTAAGTTCGGTCGGTTAAGAActagagagaaaattctcacaaATGTATTGTTCAATTCATAAATGTTGAAACCTTACAAATGTTAAATCACTAGCTTTATATAGACCTATAAGTGGCttttcaaattcggcatctaagATATTCACAGAAGCTATTTTCACATTCACACACAAGCATTTAAATTTGGTTCATAACTTATGTGGATAGCCGAAAAGTCATGTCCCTTCACTTGATGAAAGCTTAATGTTCCTTAAATCTGCAGTTTTATTATCCCTTCATTTTTCCATTGACCGAATGCTATAATGCTTGGGCATGCATCGTTGTTAATGGTGTCATAATAAACTTTGAGGGCATAAAATCGATCAGGTTTGAAGAGTCATTCTTGGTCCAATGAACAGTCAcctataacataaataaatagacATTAAACATTTGTAACTTTTCACATTCTTATTTAGCTATGACACTTAACTAAGAACAAACACATTTATGATATAAATCAGCATACTATAAACACATGCACACACATACACGCATATAATAATGAACATGTGACACAAACTAGACACTTGACTCAATCATGCTAAaataattcatgaatatttatatcATATGATAAAAGTAATAACATAAGATGACAAACACTCTATGTGCATGTAGATATGAATATATAACACAAACTCATGCTAAAACATATGTAACACATAATTATGATGCAAAACATAATCgatggaataaattaaaatgcaaacttattaaactaaaataaaacttaattgaaAGTCCTTTAAGTTGTCCCTTGATTAATCAAACCCATTAGGGGTTTCATCCTTTGCTTGAATAACTTGGACCACACTTGAATTTGAAATTGTCCCACGATCAAATTGGGCTTGATCCCAAAGTCTCTTCATCAGCCCATTAAGAGCCTTCTTAAAAAATTTAGCTCGAGCCTTCGTAATTGGCCCAACTGGTAAATACAAGGGATCGGTTAAGGCCTTAGATGCTTCTTGCAAGTTTAGGTTTTGAGGATCGGCCCACTTCAATCTTGCTTTATCTTATTAgaattggattttggcttggagctTGGGCTCACTCCCTCTTCAAAAAGATTTGCCCTCAAATCTAAATCTACGTCAAAAAGAGATAGATCAGATACATTAAAGGTTGCACTCACATTATATTCCCTGGAAAGGTCTATTTTGTAAGCATTATCATTGATCCTCTCAAGCACTTTGATTGGTTCATCgcgtcacatcccaaaaatcgtgTTAGtaaaaattgggttaatgaaTCGAGAGTGGTCATGCCCTATTTTTTAGTGTTATCTTCGCACATTTGTTAATAAATAGATATCAATTATAGTGATTGAGTAGTGGTGGAATTGTCCTTGATGATCTATGTTCAAATCCCTTCCCTTtcgttaatttttattttgtgcaaatttatttaaaacccttAGCATAAATCAtcctatgttttatttattttcttgctAATTTAATCACAAGGAAGTGAGTGGTAGAGTGGTTAAGTGTTTAATTTATATCCTATGGGTCTTAGGTTCAAGTCTCCTCATTaacaaacattttaattaatttttttattttttccatgtgCAAAACTCCCCCTTGCGTCCAAGTTTCTTGCCATAGTAGGGGAaagttctttcattttcttttggtcAACATACCTTAATTATGGAGATCCTGATCCCCTTTTCACTCCATTGTCCCCTTACTTGCCAATTCCACCATTTTTGCCATATGAATGGTTTATTGAACTTAGACAATGTTGACCACACTATTTTCATCCATCCTATCTCTCTCCCCCTCTCATTGTATTACTACCCTTTACTCCTCTCcatttcctctctttttctcttttgtttagCTCTCAACCTCTATTTttccattctttttctttttaatccaCCATTTCTTGGCTTTAAACCACCATCACCTTACTGCCAAACCTCCTTTGCACCACcacttttctcatttttttctcagCAAGTGCCACCCCTAACACTACCCTCGACCACTGTGGCAATCACCTCGCAacttcttgttttcttttttattttattttctcttctcatTTCTCCTCATTTAAGGCAGTAACCaaactcatattatttttttgttccTCCTCCGCTGTAGCATCGCCGCCGCCGCGTCTCCACCAGCTTTGGTgatcctttctctttttttttcacattttctaACCTCTGTAATCCTTATAGTAAACAAAAATTCTAAGACTCTATTTTAATAAgtttaaatgttatgttttaaaatattaaactgaGTGACTCACTTTTTCAAGTGATCATTTTCTCTAGATTCTCACCCTTCTCAAGAGCACAATGATCCTTCGAC from Gossypium hirsutum isolate 1008001.06 chromosome D04, Gossypium_hirsutum_v2.1, whole genome shotgun sequence encodes:
- the LOC107899413 gene encoding uncharacterized protein At3g28850, which codes for MKGFKGRLLKKLKFIPTIKSLRKSFAFHPYHKHPFSNHNRYSQPVYKDQGCKINIHIPDPVIHSKNQKGKGTDLDQFDVGHQDNNKPAPKIEFKETATKEGHSQLPIASNAFDKPETVKIHSPLKDFEEKCPPGGEDSVVLYTTSLRGIRKTFEDCNAIRYLLSSFRILVHERDVSMDMEFREELWRLFGKKVIPPKLFIKGRYIGGADEVMGLHEEGKVKKLFEGIPSNIPCSECANMRFLVCPNCNGSRKVFAETDDDDEMCLKCPDCNENGLVKCAACC